A genome region from Streptomyces pratensis includes the following:
- the iolC gene encoding 5-dehydro-2-deoxygluconokinase, giving the protein MPEPYDVITMGRIGVDIYPLQTGVPLAQVETFGKFLGGSPSNVAVAAARLGRRTAVITRTGRDAFGDYLRQALGEFGVDDRWVSAVAEYPTPVTFCEIFPPDHFPLYFYRQPKAPDLEILGEELDLDAVRAARIFWMTGTGLCAEPSSTATLTALRARGAESAADASGPPRITVFDLDWRPMFWGDGKGDGKDDGRDGSHRSDGSGRGEGKGGKGRDDEVARARYREALAHATVAVGNLDECEIATGEREPHAAARALLAAGPELAVVKQGPEGVLAVHRDGTTVEIQPLPVDVVNGLGAGDAFGGALCHGLLAGWDTERVMRYANAAGAIVASRLACSSAMPYPQEVEQALADGVAGVATGTAP; this is encoded by the coding sequence GACGTGATCACCATGGGGCGGATCGGGGTGGACATCTACCCGCTGCAGACCGGTGTACCGCTGGCCCAGGTCGAGACCTTCGGGAAGTTCCTCGGCGGCTCGCCCTCCAACGTGGCTGTGGCCGCTGCCCGGCTGGGGCGGCGAACGGCTGTGATCACCCGGACCGGCCGGGACGCGTTCGGCGACTACCTCCGTCAGGCGCTGGGGGAGTTCGGGGTGGACGACCGGTGGGTGAGCGCCGTGGCGGAGTATCCGACCCCGGTCACCTTCTGCGAGATCTTTCCGCCGGACCACTTCCCCCTCTACTTCTACCGGCAGCCCAAGGCGCCGGACCTGGAGATCCTCGGCGAGGAGCTCGACCTGGACGCAGTGCGGGCCGCCCGGATCTTCTGGATGACCGGAACCGGCCTGTGCGCCGAACCCAGCAGCACCGCGACCCTCACCGCGCTCCGGGCCCGCGGCGCTGAATCGGCGGCGGACGCTTCGGGCCCCCCTCGCATCACCGTCTTCGACCTCGACTGGCGCCCCATGTTCTGGGGCGACGGGAAGGGCGACGGGAAGGACGACGGGAGGGACGGGAGCCACCGGAGTGATGGAAGTGGCAGAGGTGAAGGGAAGGGCGGGAAGGGCCGTGACGACGAAGTCGCCCGCGCCCGCTACCGCGAAGCCCTTGCACACGCCACGGTCGCCGTCGGCAACCTGGACGAGTGCGAGATCGCCACCGGAGAACGCGAACCGCACGCGGCCGCACGCGCCCTGCTCGCGGCCGGGCCCGAACTCGCCGTCGTCAAACAGGGACCGGAGGGAGTCCTCGCCGTCCACCGCGACGGAACCACCGTCGAGATCCAGCCCCTCCCCGTCGACGTCGTCAACGGGCTGGGCGCCGGAGACGCCTTCGGTGGCGCCCTCTGCCACGGCCTCCTCGCCGGCTGGGACACCGAACGCGTCATGCGCTATGCCAACGCGGCCGGGGCCATCGTCGCCTCCCGCCTCGCCTGTTCGTCCGCCATGCCGTACCCGCAGGAGGTCGAACAGGCGCTCGCCGACGGAGTGGCCGGCGTAGCCACGGGAACCGCCCCGTGA